Below is a genomic region from Microcaecilia unicolor chromosome 9, aMicUni1.1, whole genome shotgun sequence.
gtagcccccacactctggaatgcactcccttaaaagctttgcttaacacaagactgactactccaggaagcaggtgaaagcttggttcttcacccaggcctttaacagaagaagtaaccTAACAAGCAAGTCAcgcacacacacaaggactaacaccagcTACACATATTGTACatgacttgcttatccactcctactctagctgaaatCATTTTCTTTAAGTTAGTCCCTATGGGCCGAATATTCAGAGCGATTTAACCGGgcagagaggctcctgcccactttaaATCACTCATCACTGCACAAGTGGTGATAttcattggcactgaatatcaccacagaccgtcCTTGCACTGTCCAGTCAGTGCTAGGGTGatccatgggtggagcatgggcagacctgggacttaactggctagtggcaatattcagaccattaACCGATTAGGGTAAGtgactaaagttaggacagcaaaaaggctgtcctaaatttagCAAAAAAGCTAACCGGGCTCTGGTCTGAATATTGATCGGTGCCTGGTTAGCTTCCTGGTTACGGAACATTGCTGtcctgctgccccctccctctcctctcccccccccccccccccccaccttgcatGTATTTGAAGTtctcccaggcccacccacccccataGGTCTTCCCAGGCCGAATAGGAACTACCTGGTAATCCAGTGGGAATGCTCTGGGCAGGACCTATGCCCACTTGCTACTGCCTATTGCAACAACCAGCGTAAAAATGTCTGTCGCAACCTCTTGCAGAAGCCTCATGGTACGCGCAGAGCGCCAGAAAAACACTACTCAGGATCACAGACAGATCCGTGCTCCAGTTCCTGTTTGCTGCTGTGTTTATTTGTTTCTTGATAACACCATTAATTTCCATCCAAGCAGTTTACTCATTCCCACCGTTACAATATTATTGCATTATTTTTCACAGTAAAGTTATCCTGGAACTCCATTCAAATCTATCATTGAATACAAAAGAAGTGCAACACACTTTATAACTGGACTCTGgatgttcccctcccctccccaacacagAACCCACATCAGGGCTAAAGAAATAGTGAAAGAAGAGGAAAAGATTCGTTTTTGGTACTGTGTCCCAGCCCAATTCAGAATTTACACTAGCAACAGTCTTTCAAATCTAAACATTCGAAAATGCAGTtttccatcctctttattatGCAACTTACCAGAAAGAGGTAAAGAGAACAAAAGATATAATCACCCCTAAGTATTAGTAgcataaaattactgaacaaggGTTTGGCGTCTGAGGCCCTTCTGATGACACAACACATGAACAAACAGTGATTCCGCAGGAAACAGCCTCTCAGGACCTACAGGTACCAGACATTTTTCAGCACCGTGTAGGCCATTGAGAAGGTTACTCCATACCCAATCATCCAACTCAGTCCTCTGTTAGGCTGTGGAAGGGGTGTCAGGTAAGCGATGGTGTGATAGATTCTGCTTGCTGTGAAGATTCTGAAATGCATCAACGCCATAAACAAATCAGGGCTGCTGAACGCATACAGCAGACCGATGCCAATGAAGGGTACAATGTTCTCCAGGTCATTCTGGTGGCATCTACAGAATACATGATGTGTAAGAAGGGAGGggtcaaaaataaaaaacaaattataAATCTAATACTTTTAACAGTTTTCCAATAAACTTAGCTTTGACTGGATGGTATTGCATGACTTCTATTCGCCTTCACCCAAAGGACGCAAAGCggattacatttacaaggtaaCTCCACATTAGAAGGAATATACGATAAAATTATCGTTCCTTACAATTTTCATAGAAAATGTTCAATTACGTTTCAACATCTGCACATCAGTGTATGATTTtcgatttaaaaataaaaacattttaagtgCCACTTGGAAATGCAAATATGATGTGATTTGACGAAGTTCAAGAGGAACATTATTCCCGATCTTAAcactttgaaaaacaaaaagaacgTTACCAGATTGATTTGGAACTCCTGTTTTTCACGGACGGAAAGGATTACTTATCCTGAGGTTAGGTAGCGTAGAATTTTGATGCTCTCGGGGATTccgccagatacttgtgacctggattggaagcaggatactgggcttgatgaacctttggtctgacccaggatggcCTATTCTTAATCTATTTCTTTTCACTTTCTATTGATCTTAATCTTAGTGTGTACTATTAAATTGTATTGCAGTCACctctctctgtttattttaactAACCAGAAGCCTTGGGAAGAATCTCATCCTGGCTATACAATGGGGATAAATATGGTCGGGAGACTGGAAAGAAGAGACCACCTTCTGGAACCAACTATCCAAAAATTCTGCTTCTTATCCAGGGAGTAAGAGCTGAAGCAGGATTTAATGGATAATGATCCTGAATGAACAGGGACGACACCGATTTCCACACTCTCTCTAGATTgttttaaatcaaataaaagtcaCACTCGACACACAGACAGAAGTCATGGCAGGGTTAGGATGCAGTTTTATGGTCACATTTCTTACTTGGAGCCTTAGATGGAGGGGGAAATTCAGTGGCACCGCATAATGCAACATTATCCCCTCTACCTCTGCCCATCCCTTTATTATAACTTGTAATTAGGGCTGTATTTTGATTTTAAAAAGTGTATTGTGATCATACAATATAAAAGGTTAGTTAatttcccactgcggctccttgtgactctgggcaactcacttaaccctccattaccccaggtacaaataagtacctgtatatactatgtaaaccgctttgagtgtagttgcaaaaaaacacagaaaggtgggtatatcaagccccattcccttcaGTTTAAATGCTAAAACACACGAGCTAACACTTCACTCATTCACTCAAAGCTGTAATAAAGAATATGTGACCATTGAAAGTAAATGAAGATGGTTTTCTCTCAGGGATTTTACCAGGATTTAGGGGCTTTTGCAGTACGTGATACCATGGGTAGCATATGTATTTCTAATATCACTGCACATTCCAGCAGGCCACATACTGCATGGCAGCTGCCACTCTGGCCATCAAATTTGCTATCCAAAGCAAGATGGCACCATTCCCTGGTGGTCATTTTCCTTGAATGCGTAAAGATCCTAGCATGGCAGGATTAACGCAAATAAGTAAGACATCGAAACGAATCCAGCTTTTACCAGTCCCACTTCGGGACCTGCAACTTGTGTAATTAAGAAGTTTTACTTTCCTACCTGCGCACTCGCTCAACACCTTCATCAATCCGCACATATTTCTTAACACCTTCACCTGTAGCGTGCAAAGTAGCGTCTTCCGGATTGGCAAACACCTAGACGAAAGGGATGAGTCGAGTTGAGTTTCCTTTACTttcatttgctataccgccttttaCTGGCACACAGATGAAAGAAGTTAATAAGATtacgttaaaaaaaaaccccatagaaCAAGAAGTACAGTtacagcagggaaaaaaaaaaaaaaagcaaaacactgGTACAAGAAAAAAAGTAAGAATACCACAAAGAGGTCATAGCTAAACAGGTAACCAGCCTTCTGAAGAAATGCTTTCTAAATAAAGCcctaaaggggggaaaaaaacaaaataagaaactTGTTTCAATCCCTCTCCTTTCCGGA
It encodes:
- the MGST1 gene encoding microsomal glutathione S-transferase 1, with the protein product MAEQTKLMENEVFLAYVTYSTIVLLKMMLMSSVTAYFRLTRKVFANPEDATLHATGEGVKKYVRIDEGVERVRRCHQNDLENIVPFIGIGLLYAFSSPDLFMALMHFRIFTASRIYHTIAYLTPLPQPNRGLSWMIGYGVTFSMAYTVLKNVWYL